One window of the Triticum dicoccoides isolate Atlit2015 ecotype Zavitan chromosome 3B, WEW_v2.0, whole genome shotgun sequence genome contains the following:
- the LOC119282003 gene encoding plasmodesmata-located protein 5-like, giving the protein MALSRRLPLLLLLSLVAAMTAVTGTAPEVIVTKCYPPPTPTVNGSGGLLPLLDALPSAAARTGFASLGAGGALARGFCFGDPAPDPCLRCLSDAGRKITGQCGDASRRAGFLNDGCFLGYADTNASSSARADDDIGAVTFSGDAVPRLDDADVQKLVTVAQSLVPRSANGQLPAVNATATASNGDTVRVLAQCATDRAATECARCLRDSALQMARSWGAAAGAVQGSVAAVLGSNCYLRFEISAPPLPLGEQTRRMIKENVALTVCIAIIFLLVVAVMALAACVVGMRMGIQAWNAAVAAAAAAQGN; this is encoded by the exons ATGGCGCTCTCCCGCcgccttcccctcctcctcctcctctccctcgtcgcCGCCATGACGGCGGTCACCGGCACCGCCCCCGAGGTCATCGTGACCAA GTGCTACCCGCCGCCGACGCCCACCGTCAACGGCAGCGGCGGTCTCCTCCCGCTCCTCGACGCCCTCCCCTCGGCCGCCGCGCGGACGGGCTTCGCCTCGCTGGGGGCCGGCGGCGCGCTCGCCCGCGGCTTCTGCTTCGGCGACCCCGCGCCCGACCCGTGCCTCCGCTGCCTGTCCGACGCCGGCAGAAAGATCACCGGCCAGTGCGGCGACGCCAGCCGGCGCGCGGGCTTCCTGAACGATGGCTGCTTTCTGGGCTACGCCGACACCAACGCTTCCTCCTCCGCCCGCGCGGACGACGACATCGGCGCGGTGACCTTCTCCGGGGACGCCGTCCCGCGCCTCGACGACGCCGACGTGCAGAAGCTCGTGACCGTGGCGCAGTCCCTGGTCCCGCGGTCCGCGAACGGTCAGCTGCCCGCCGTCAACGCGACCGCCACGGCGAGCAACGGCGACACGGTGCGCGTGCTGGCACAGTGCGCGACGGACCGCGCCGCGACGGAGTGCGCCCGGTGCCTGCGGGACTCGGCGCTGCAGATGGCCAGGAGCTGGGGGGCCGCCGCCGGCGCCGTGCAAGGAAGCGTGGCCGCTGTCCTCGGTTCCAACTGCTACCTTCGCTTCGAGATATCGGCACCGCCGCTGCCCCTGGGAGAGCAGACCC GGAGGATGATAAAGGAGAACGTCGCCCTGACGGTGTGCATTGCCATCATCTTCCTCCTAGTCGTAGCTGTCATGGCGCTGGCAGCTTGCGTAGTCGGCATGAGGATGGGGATACAGGCCTGGAATGCGgccgtggcagcggcggcggcggcgcaagggaATTAG